In Candidatus Eremiobacteraceae bacterium, the following proteins share a genomic window:
- a CDS encoding adenylate/guanylate cyclase domain-containing protein — protein MPPEAERQAQGSVAMPTGTVTFLFSDIEGSTQRWERHQDAMRTAVARHEQIVNEAVTRHGGFVFKTLGDAFCVAFATAPQAVGAAIDAQRALAEEDFELVDGLRVRIGLHTGHAEERNTDYFGPTVNRVARLMSIGHGGQVLLSATTRDLAHADLPKDTSLVDLGSHRLKDLTEPEHVWQLNGHGLPSEFPSLRSLNALPHNLPIKRTTFVGRERDVADVKDLLARHHLLTLAGSGGVGKTRLAVQAGAEILDRFPDGVWFVDLAPISDAELVASVTSQVLGISQKVGNRVDESIPPWLEHKKLLLIFDNCEHVLETVAALAVSILRAAPDVRILSTSRQVLGIGDEEVLRLRSLEVPHQTDVTPSKVLEFGSVGLFVDRARSVDKSFALTDNTAPIVADICRRLDGIPLAIELAAARVKVLSIPNLAKRLDERFKVLTGGSREVLPRQKTLSALIDWSYDLLDPKEQLLFRNLGIFAGGFGLEAATSVCGAEGSDEIDVLDLLASLTDKSLVIADTSGEHERYHLLESTRAYALDKLTASNQRDRMARRHAEFFRDKAQATAERYNTEFFSWPAEVELDLDDYRGALEWTLTQGNDATVGGTIAGQLSSMWRRGLAVEGRYWILLALERVDESEQPWVAARLWHALGVQSAGKQKLEAAERAVRLFESVGDVRWAGYARISLGRALLDMGRYEEASQEYSRALSAVRASGDRLRAAICLHALASVEWMVGDRGRAGDLFAESLAAHQACGDEEGTAQVQADMAEFEFAEGHPDQALRLASRAAETLRGKNARSSSFIHVNIAVYHIALGDSNGGRQSAREGLHLARQARVEQSIANGLQHLALISALRGESGPAAQLLGYVDAQNKLLGLERQFTEKWSYERLTAALRDKLGDAEIAAFAAEGVAWSEDQAFEEALKV, from the coding sequence AGCGCCATCAGGATGCGATGAGAACCGCCGTCGCCCGCCACGAGCAAATCGTGAACGAGGCCGTGACGCGACACGGCGGTTTTGTTTTCAAGACGCTCGGCGACGCGTTTTGCGTCGCCTTCGCGACAGCGCCGCAAGCGGTCGGCGCGGCGATTGATGCCCAACGAGCTCTCGCCGAAGAAGACTTTGAGCTCGTTGACGGTTTGCGGGTACGCATCGGCCTGCACACCGGGCACGCGGAGGAACGCAACACTGACTACTTCGGGCCGACGGTCAATCGCGTCGCGCGTTTGATGTCGATCGGCCACGGCGGCCAAGTGCTCCTCTCAGCGACGACGCGCGACCTCGCGCACGCTGATCTTCCTAAGGATACGTCGCTGGTCGATCTCGGCTCGCACCGACTCAAGGATCTGACCGAACCGGAGCATGTCTGGCAACTCAACGGACACGGCTTGCCGTCTGAATTCCCATCGCTTCGCTCGCTCAACGCGCTGCCACACAATCTCCCGATCAAGCGAACCACGTTCGTCGGTCGCGAACGCGATGTCGCCGACGTCAAAGACCTGCTAGCTCGACATCATCTGCTGACCCTCGCCGGATCAGGCGGCGTCGGGAAGACGCGGCTCGCCGTGCAAGCTGGTGCAGAGATCCTCGATCGGTTTCCGGACGGCGTTTGGTTCGTCGACCTCGCACCGATCAGCGACGCTGAACTGGTCGCGAGCGTCACCTCACAAGTCTTGGGTATTTCCCAGAAGGTGGGCAACCGCGTCGACGAGTCGATTCCACCCTGGCTCGAGCACAAGAAGCTGCTCCTCATCTTCGACAACTGCGAGCACGTCTTGGAGACGGTCGCCGCTTTGGCTGTCTCGATTCTCCGCGCGGCGCCGGACGTGCGCATTTTGAGCACTTCGCGACAAGTGCTAGGTATCGGCGATGAAGAAGTCTTGCGACTTCGCTCGCTTGAGGTTCCGCACCAGACCGACGTGACGCCCTCGAAGGTTTTGGAATTCGGATCGGTCGGGCTTTTTGTCGATCGCGCCAGATCGGTCGACAAGTCCTTCGCCCTCACCGACAACACGGCGCCAATCGTCGCTGACATCTGCCGCCGACTTGACGGCATTCCGCTCGCCATCGAGCTTGCTGCGGCTCGCGTCAAGGTCTTGTCGATCCCGAATCTCGCAAAACGCCTCGACGAACGCTTCAAGGTCCTCACGGGCGGCAGCCGCGAGGTCTTGCCGCGTCAGAAGACCTTGAGCGCGCTCATCGACTGGAGCTACGACCTGCTCGACCCAAAGGAGCAGCTGCTGTTCAGAAATTTGGGCATTTTCGCCGGCGGGTTTGGCCTCGAGGCCGCGACGAGCGTGTGCGGCGCCGAGGGCTCGGACGAAATCGACGTATTGGACCTGCTCGCCTCGTTGACGGACAAGTCGCTCGTGATCGCCGATACGAGCGGAGAACATGAGCGCTACCATCTCCTTGAATCCACTCGGGCCTATGCGCTCGACAAACTGACCGCATCAAACCAGCGCGACCGCATGGCTCGGCGCCATGCGGAATTTTTCCGCGACAAGGCGCAGGCGACTGCAGAGCGCTATAATACGGAGTTCTTTTCCTGGCCTGCAGAGGTGGAATTGGACCTGGACGACTACCGCGGCGCGCTCGAGTGGACGCTCACCCAGGGGAACGACGCGACGGTAGGCGGCACGATCGCCGGACAGCTGAGCTCGATGTGGCGCCGCGGTCTTGCTGTCGAGGGCCGTTATTGGATCCTCCTTGCGCTCGAGCGCGTGGATGAATCAGAGCAGCCATGGGTCGCGGCGCGACTGTGGCATGCGCTCGGTGTGCAATCAGCGGGCAAGCAAAAGCTTGAGGCTGCCGAGCGCGCAGTGCGCCTATTCGAATCAGTGGGTGACGTCCGTTGGGCTGGGTACGCCCGCATCTCGCTTGGGCGAGCTCTTCTTGATATGGGCCGGTATGAAGAAGCAAGCCAGGAGTATTCGCGAGCTCTTTCCGCGGTGCGCGCGAGCGGGGACAGATTGCGCGCCGCTATTTGTCTCCACGCACTGGCATCAGTAGAGTGGATGGTGGGCGACCGAGGCCGGGCCGGTGACCTCTTCGCTGAGTCGTTGGCGGCTCATCAGGCGTGTGGGGATGAGGAAGGTACCGCCCAAGTGCAGGCAGATATGGCCGAGTTTGAGTTTGCGGAAGGTCACCCCGACCAGGCGCTGCGCTTGGCGAGTCGGGCGGCGGAGACTCTACGCGGAAAAAATGCGCGTAGCAGCAGCTTTATCCACGTCAACATTGCTGTGTATCACATCGCCCTCGGAGACTCCAATGGAGGAAGACAGTCAGCGCGGGAGGGTCTACATTTGGCACGTCAGGCCCGCGTCGAACAATCGATCGCTAACGGGCTGCAGCACTTAGCGTTGATCTCAGCTCTCCGCGGTGAGAGCGGCCCCGCGGCTCAATTGCTGGGCTACGTTGATGCGCAGAATAAATTGCTTGGCCTTGAGCGCCAGTTCACGGAGAAGTGGAGCTACGAGAGACTCACGGCAGCGCTTCGAGACAAGCTAGGCGACGCGGAGATCGCAGCGTTCGCCGCCGAAGGCGTCGCGTGGTCGGAAGATCAGGCGTTCGAAGAAGCGTTGAAAGTCTGA